A window of Saccharomyces paradoxus chromosome XIII, complete sequence contains these coding sequences:
- the ISF1 gene encoding Isf1p (Serine-rich, hydrophilic protein~similar to YMR081C): MIASEIFERGVQDPFCQDCDYEDETDVQSFLGSNDFVNSKLASFSFENSSKSNNFHHNSSTNVGNASRHRGNHTIGHHLRKIKTAPHHLYGFAPQNSTNNSNEPARPSPRRIRANSSTLIHQLSRQSTRQSSLSDAPDSCFDHKCIKPRSRHSSCYGIPTHLYGLEKYVSSELDSIAVANDHSNDFTSPLTSVSTPASNSNSYLNLNSNSAAYPSSYLSNERNNRLKLISHGKISSNNVAGHSGNPNHYHKERTPSNLRRESSSVLSTGSSSSPLQTRNNSYSNSLVKSSSNSSLNTSVASSNEESIPHTSNCLEERNPRRKSFIKLSLASSFSN, translated from the coding sequence ATGATTGCTTCagagatttttgaaagaggTGTGCAAGATCCATTTTGTCAAGATTGTGATTATGAAGATGAAACAGACGTGCAGAGCTTTTTAGGTTCAAACGATTTTGTCAATTCCAAATTGGCGTCCTttagttttgaaaattccTCGAAATCAAACAATTTCCATCACAATAGCAGTACTAATGTTGGAAACGCAAGCAGACACAGGGGTAATCATACTATTGGTCATCACttgagaaaaatcaaaacagCTCCGCATCATTTGTATGGCTTTGCCCCACAAAACTCAACGAACAATTCCAACGAACCAGCTCGCCCTTCTCCAAGAAGAATAAGAGCGAACAGCAGTACCCTCATTCACCAATTGTCCAGACAATCCACAAGACAGTCTTCTTTGAGTGATGCGCCGGACTCCTGTTTTGATCATAAATGCATAAAGCCAAGGTCCAGGCATTCTTCCTGTTATGGTATACCAACGCATCTATACGgccttgaaaaatacgTTTCATCGGAGTTAGACTCAATAGCAGTAGCTAACGACCATTCAAATGATTTTACTTCCCCATTAACATCGGTTTCAACGCCTGCCTCGAATTCCAATTCGTACTTGAACTTGAATTCGAATTCTGCTGCATATCCGTCGTCTTATCTCTCCAATGAAAGGAATAATCGACTAAAATTGATTTCTCATGggaaaatatcatcaaacAACGTCGCGGGTCATAGCGGAAATCCTAACCACTATCACAAAGAACGAACGCCATCAAATTTGAGGAGGGAATCCTCTTCAGTTCTTTCTACTGGTTCCTCTTCGTCTCCCTTGCAGACAAGAAACAACTCGTATTCCAACTCCTTGGttaaatcttcttctaataGTTCGTTGAATACTAGTGTAGCTTCCTCTAACGAAGAATCCATTCCCCACACCTCTAATTGCTTGGAGGAAAGGAATCccagaagaaaatcttTCATAAAATTATCACTAGCGAGTTCATTCTCTaattaa
- the CTF18 gene encoding Ctf18p (Subunit of a complex with Ctf8p~similar to YMR078C) — translation MVDTAPFIGSLGRSSLFDTGDIERAPGDKEIGINEQDIHAFVSSTGETVQLKKKPVKLATENISLYTNPDIVWRTDDTYGININYLLDKINASSEDCANVQKSSTRTSKIGSDTLWVEKWRPKKFLDLVGNEKTNRRMLGWLRQWTPAVFKEQLPKLPTENEENNMELDPLKRPQKKILLLHGPPGIGKTSVAHVIAKQSGFSVSEINASDERAGPMVKEKIHNLLFNHTFDTNPVCLVADEIDGSIESGFIRILVDIMQNDIKATNKLLFGQPSKKDKKRKKKRSALLTRPIICICNNLYAPPLEKLKPFCEIVTVKRPSDSTLQERLNLICHKENMNIPIKAINDLIDLAQGDIRNCINNLQFLASNIDPRNSDDTHKSSCSKNVWESSIKDSPISWFKIVNQLFRKDPHRDIKDQFYELLNQVELNGNSDRILQGCFNIFPHVKYSDNGIRKPANISDWLFFHDLMYQSMYAHNGELLRYSALVPLVFFQTFGDIANKADIRMKNSEYEQRELKRANSDIVDLIMRHISVQSPLVASFTDKKSLIFEVLPYIDSMISSDFNKVRNLKLKQAIMETLVQLLKSFQLNLIQNRSEGFDARGGLTIDPPIDEVVLLNPKHINEVQHKRPNNLSSLLAKIEENRAKKRHIDQVTEDRLQSQEMHTKKVKTGLNSSSSTIDFFKNQYGLLKPTQESEEAQRDTGSDKMDRADDSNQAVKIWVKYNEGFSNAVRKNVTWNNLWE, via the coding sequence ATGGTTGATACTGCACCATTCATTGGTTCATTAGGAAGAAGTTCCCTTTTCGATACTGGTGATATAGAACGAGCCCCTGGTGATAAGGAAATTGGTATTAATGAGCAAGATATTCACGCGTTCGTATCAAGTACTGGTGAAACGGTtcaattaaagaagaaacctGTGAAATTAGCGACTGAGAATATAAGTCTATACACTAACCCAGATATTGTTTGGAGAACGGATGATACATACGGCATCAATATAAACTACTTGTTGGACAAAATTAATGCATCTAGTGAGGACTGCGCTAATGTACAGAAGAGTTCTACTAGAACCAGCAAGATAGGCAGTGACACACTCTGGGTAGAGAAATGGCGTCCCAAAAAATTCCTAGATTTAGttggaaatgaaaagacTAATAGGAGAATGTTAGGTTGGTTAAGACAATGGACGCCTGCTGTATTTAAAGAGCAGTTACCCAAATTGCCTACCGAGAATGAGGAGAATAATATGGAACTGGATCCATTAAAAAGGccacaaaaaaagattttgcTACTACATGGCCCACCAGGAATAGGTAAAACCTCAGTGGCCCACGTTATTGCCAAACAATCAGGGTTTTCTGTCTCAGAAATCAATGCAAGTGATGAAAGGGCTGGCCCTATggtaaaagagaaaatacATAACCTTTTATTCAATCATACTTTCGATACAAATCCTGTTTGCCTAGTGGCGGATGAGATTGATGGAAGCATCGAAAGTGGATTTATTAGAATTTTAGTTGACATTATGCAAAACGACATTAAAGCCACTAATAAACTGCTGTTTGGTCAGCCAAGCAAGAAGGACAAAAAAcgcaaaaagaaaagatctGCACTGCTTACGCGACCTATAATTTGTATTTGTAATAATCTGTATGCTCCTCCTTTGGAAAAGCTAAAACCATTCTGTGAAATTGTTACTGTGAAAAGACCCTCTGATAGTACTCTACAAGAACGACTGAACCTTATCTGtcataaagaaaacatgAATATTCCTATAAAAGCAATTAATGATTTGATTGACTTGGCTCAAGGTGATATAAGGAACTGTATAAACAATTTGCAATTCTTAGCCTCGAATATTGATCCAAGAAATTCTGATGATACGCATAAATCCAGTTGCAGCAAGAATGTGTGGGAGTCATCCATCAAAGACTCCCCTATATCCTGGTTTAAAATCGTGAATCAGTTGTTTAGAAAAGATCCACATCGTGATATAAAGGATCAATTTTATGAATTACTAAACCAAGTAGAACTTAATGGTAACTCTGACAGGATATTACAAGGCTGTTTTAATATCTTTCCCCACGTAAAGTATTCTGACAATGGTATAAGAAAGCCAGCAAACATTTCAGATTGGCTATTCTTCCATGATTTAATGTACCAATCAATGTATGCGCATAATGGCGAACTGTTACGTTACTCTGCACTTGTGCCCCTAGTCTTCTTCCAAACATTTGGCGATATTGCAAACAAAGCTGATATCAGAATGAAAAACAGCGAGTACGAACAAAGAGAATTAAAACGGGCCAACTCAGATATAGTTGATTTAATTATGAGACATATCTCTGTTCAATCACCTTTGGTGGCTAGTTTTACCGATAAAAAATCGTTAATCTTCGAAGTATTACCGTATATAGATTCGATGATTTCATCTGATTTTAACAAGGTAAGGAATCTGAAACTCAAACAAGCCATCATGGAGACACTGGTCCAATTACTGAAAAGCTTTCAACTTAATCTGATCCAAAATCGGTCGGAAGGATTTGATGCAAGGGGCGGTCTAACAATCGATCCTCCAATCGATGAAGTTGTATTGCTAAACCCAAAACATATCAACGAAGTCCAACATAAACGGCCTAATAATTTGAGCTCGCTATTAGCAAAGATCGAGGAAAATAGGGCTAAGAAGAGGCATATAGACCAAGTAACTGAGGACAGATTACAGTCACAGGAAATGCACACCAAAAAGGTTAAAACTGGATTAAATTCTTCCTCGAGTACAATCgactttttcaagaatCAGTACGGATTATTGAAGCCAACTCAGGAATCCGAAGAAGCACAAAGGGATACTGGATCAGACAAAATGGATCGGGCAGATGATAGCAATCAAGCGGTTAAAATATGGGTGAAATACAATGAAGGGTTCTCCAACGCTGTCAGAAAGAATGTGACTTGGAATAACCTGTGGGAATAA
- the VPS20 gene encoding ESCRT-III subunit protein VPS20 (Myristoylated subunit of the ESCRT-III complex~similar to YMR077C), protein MGQKSSKVHITKTDRAILEVKRSKDEIHKFTRRTDNLISVEKGQLKDLIRKNPGNYKSNMKVRFLLKRIHYQEHLLQQASDQLVNLENMVSTLEFKMVEKQFVNGLKNGNEILKKLNKEFRNVDELMDDVQDQIAYQNEINETLSRSVVGTSNYEDDLDKELDALESELDPEKKNNAGVVNMPSTEGLPSLSQREQAEQKEREELATEEKSDTKEPLALLS, encoded by the coding sequence ATGGGCCAGAAAAGTAGTAAAGTGCATATAACCAAGACAGACAGGGCAATCCTAGAAGTAAAACGATCTAAAGATGAAATTCATAAATTTACGAGAAGGACAGATAATTTGATTTCAGTAGAAAAGGGTCAACTGAAAGATTTAATACGAAAAAATCCTGGAAACTACAAATCTAACATGAAGGTACGATTCTTACTGAAAAGAATACATTATCAGGAACATTTGTTGCAGCAGGCTTCAGATCAGCTTgtaaatttggaaaacatGGTATCAACACTTGAGTTTAAAATGGTTGAAAAGCAATTTGTGAATGGATTGAAAAACGGGAatgaaatcttgaaaaaactgAACAAAGAATTTAGGAACGTTGATGAGTTAATGGACGATGTACAGGATCAAATTGCttatcaaaatgaaatcaacGAGACATTATCTAGAAGTGTGGTCGGAACAAGCAACTATGAAGATGATCTAGATAAGGAATTGGATGCTCTAGAAAGCGAACTCGATCccgaaaagaagaataacgCAGGAGTAGTTAACATGCCGTCAACGGAGGGTTTACCATCATTGTCTCAACGAGAACAAGCCGAGCAAAAAGAGAGGGAGGAATTGGCGACAGAGGAGAAGTCAGACACTAAGGAACCTTTAGCATTACTGTCCTGA
- the NAM7 gene encoding ATP-dependent RNA helicase NAM7 (ATP-dependent RNA helicase of the SFI superfamily~similar to YMR080C) has product MVGSGSHTPYDISNSPSDVNVQPATQLNSTLVEDDDVDNQLFEEAQITDTGFRSASASDNSCAYCGIDSAKCVIKCNSCKKWFCNTKNGTSSSHIINHLVLSHHNVVSLHPESDLGDTVLECYNCGRKNVFLLGFVSAKSEAVVVLLCRIPCAQTKNANWDTDQWQPLIEDRQLLSWVAEQPTEEEKLKARLITPSQISKLEAKWRSNKDATINDIDAPEEQEAIPPLLLRYQDAYEYQRSYGPLIKLEADYDKQLKESQALEHISVSWSLALNNRHLASFTLSTFESNELKVAIGDEMILWYSGMQHPDWEGRGYIVRLPNSFQDTFTLELKPSKTSPPTHLTTGFTAEFIWKGTSYDRMQDALKKFAIDKKSISGYLYYKILGHQVVDISFDVPLPKEFSILNFAQLNSSQSNAVSHVLQRPLSLIQGPPGTGKTVTSATIVYHLSKIHKDRILVCAPSNVAVDHLAAKLRDLGLKVVRLTAKSREDVESSVSNLALHNLVGRGAKGELKNLLKLKDEVGELSASDTKRFVKLVRKTEAEILNKADVVCCTCVGAGDKRLDTKFRTVLIDESTQASEPECLIPIVKGAKQVILVGDHQQLGPVILERKAADAGLKQSLFERLISLGHVPIRLEVQYRMNPYLSEFPSNMFYEGSLQNGVTIEQRTVPNSKFPWPIRGIPMMFWANYGREEISANGTSFLNRIEAMNCERIITKLFRDGVKPEQIGVITPYEGQRAYILQYMQMNGSLDKDLYIKVEVASVDAFQGREKDYIILSCVRANEQQAIGFLRDPRRLNVGLTRAKYGLVILGNPRSLARNTLWNHLLIHFREKGCLVEGTLDNLQLCTVQLVRPQPRKTERPINPQFNVESEMGDFPKFQDFDAQSMMSFSGQIGNFSNAFVDNTELSSYINNEYWNFENFKSAFSQKQNRNEIDDRNLYQEEASHLNSNFARELQREEQKHELSKDFSNLGI; this is encoded by the coding sequence ATGGTCGGTTCCGGTTCTCACACTCCTTATGATATATCAAACTCTCCCTCTGATGTAAATGTCCAACCTGCAACACAACTAAATTCCACCTTGGTGGAAGATGACGATGTGGATAATCAGCTGTTCGAAGAGGCTCAAATCACTGACACTGGATTCCGTTCTGCATCAGCTTCCGACAATTCATGTGCGTATTGTGGCATAGATTCTGCAAAGTGTGTCATCAAATGTAATTCATGTAAGAAATGGTTTTGTAACACTAAAAACGGTACAAGTAGTTCTCACATTATTAATCACTTAGTTTTATCTCACCATAACGTGGTTTCGTTACATCCAGAATCCGACTTAGGGGATACCGTATTGGAATGTTATAATTGTGGACGCAAGAACGTGTTTTTGCTGGGATTTGTTTCCGCTAAAAGTGAGGCTGTGGTTGTTTTACTTTGTAGAATACCTTGTGCCCAGACGAAAAATGCAAACTGGGATACTGATCAATGGCAACCCTTAATTGAAGATAGACAACTTTTATCATGGGTCGCAGAACAACCTACTGAAGAGGAGAAATTGAAGGCTCGCCTAATCACGCCCAGCcaaatttccaaattggAGGCAAAATGGAGATCTAATAAAGATGCCACGATTAACGATATTGACGCCCCTGAGGAACAAGAAGCAATTCCACCTTTATTATTAAGATATCAAGACGCCTATGAATACCAAAGATCTTACGGACCTTTAATTAAATTAGAGGCTGACTACGATAAACAACTCAAGGAATCTCAAGCTTTGGAACATATTTCTGTTTCGTGGTCCTTAGCTTTAAATAACAGGCATTTAGCATCTTTCACTTTATCTACTTTCGAATCTAATGAGTTAAAAGTTGCCATCGGTGATGAAATGATATTATGGTACTCTGGCATGCAACATCCTGACTGGGAAGGTCGTGGTTACATTGTTCGCTTGCCAAATAGCTTCCAGGATACATTCACGTTGGAGTTAAAACCAAGTAAAACTTCACCGCCAACGCACTTGACCACTGGTTTTACTGCTGAGTTCATCTGGAAAGGTACTTCTTATGACAGGATGCAAGATgcgttgaaaaaatttgccattgataaaaaatcCATTTCAGGTTATTTGTACTATAAAATTTTAGGCCATCAAGTGGTTGACATTTCATTTGACGTCCCATTACCAAAGGAGTTCTCGATTCTGAATTTTGCTCAATTAAACTCATCTCAGTCCAACGCCGTTAGCCATGTCTTGCAACGCCCATTATCTTTAATTCAAGGCCCTCCAGGTACTGGTAAAACAGTTACTTCTGCAACGATAGTATATcatctttccaaaataCACAAGGATAGGATATTGGTGTGCGCCCCATCCAACGTTGCTGTGGATCATTTGGCGGCCAAATTGCGTGACTTGGGTTTGAAAGTTGTTAGACTTACTGCAAAGAGTAGGGAAGACGTTGAAAGTTCAGTCTCCAACTTAGCTTTGCATAATTTGGTTGGCCGTGGTGCTAAAGGGGAATTAAAAAACCTATTAAAGCTAAAGGATGAAGTTGGCGAATTATCCGCTTCTGATACAAAACGATTTGTCAAATTAGTAAGGAAAACAGAGGCTGAAATTCTAAATAAGGCAGACGTTGTATGTTGCACATGTGTTGGTGCTGGTGATAAGCGCTTAGACACTAAATTCAGGACCGTGTTGATTGATGAAAGTACTCAAGCTTCTGAGCCGGAATGTTTAATCCCAATTGTTAAAGGCGCCAAACAAGTTATACTTGTTGGTGATCACCAGCAATTGGGCCCGGTCATATTAGAACGAAAGGCTGCAGACGCCGGTTTGAAACAGTCCCTTTTCGAGAGATTAATCTCTCTAGGTCACGTACCAATTCGTTTGGAAGTTCAATATCGTATGAACCCTTATTTGAGTGAGTTCCCGAGTAACATGTTTTATGAAGGCAGCCTACAAAATGGTGTAACGATCGAGCAGCGTACCGTTCCCAATAGTAAATTTCCATGGCCAATTCGTGGTATACCAATGATGTTCTGGGCCAATTACGGTAGAGAGGAGATTTCCGCTAACGGTACTTCCTTCTTGAACAGAATCGAAGCCATGAACTGTGAGCGAATCATTACTAAACTTTTCAGAGACGGTGTTAAGCCCGAGCAAATTGGTGTTATTACACCATATGAGGGACAAAGAGCTTATATTTTACAGTATATGCAAATGAATGGTTCCTTGGATAAGGATTTGTATATCAAGGTAGAAGTTGCTTCAGTTGACGCATTCCAAGGTCGTGAAAAGGATTACATCATCTTATCGTGCGTCCGTGCCAATGAACAACAGGCCATAGGTTTCTTACGTGACCCTCGTCGTTTGAACGTGGGCCTAACCCGTGCCAAATATGGTCTAGTCATTCTTGGTAATCCTAGATCTTTAGCAAGAAACACATTATGGAACCATCTGTTAATTCACtttagagaaaaaggaTGTTTAGTCGAAGGTACATTGGATAACTTACAGTTATGCACTGTTCAATTAGTTCGCCCTCAGCCAAGAAAGACTGAACGGCCAATAAATCCTCAATTTAACGTAGAGTCTGAGATGGGTGACTTTCCAAAATTCCAGGATTTCGATGCACAAAGTATGATGTCATTCAGCGGACAAATTGGTAATTTTAGTAATGCTTTTGTTGATAACACAGAGCTTTCTTCTTACATTAATAATGAATATtggaattttgaaaacttcaaaagcGCTTTTTCTCAGAAGCAGAATCGCAATGAAATAGACGACAGGAATCTATACCAGGAGGAGGCTTCTCATTTGAACTCTAATTTTGCGAGGGAGCTACAGagagaagaacaaaagcaTGAATTGTCAAAAGACTTCAGCAATTTAGGGATATAA
- the SEC14 gene encoding phosphatidylinositol/phosphatidylcholine transfer protein SEC14 (Phosphatidylinositol/phosphatidylcholine transfer protein~similar to YMR079W), which translates to MVTQQEKEFLESYPQNCPPDALPGTPGNLDSAQEKALGELRKLLEDAGFIERLDDSTLLRFLRARKFDVQLAKEMFENCEKWRKDYGTDTILQDFHYDEKPLIAKFYPQYYHKTDKDGRPVYFEELGAVNLHEMNKVTSEERMLKNLVWEYESVVQYRLPACSRAAGHLVETSCTIMDLKGISISSAYSVMSYVREASYISQNYYPERMGKFYIINAPFGFSTAFRLFKPFLDPVTVSKIFILGSSYQKELLKQIPAENLPVKFGGKSQVDESNGGLYLSDIGPWRDPKYIGPEGEAPEAFSLK; encoded by the exons ATGGTTACA caacaagaaaaggaatttttAGAATCCTACCCTCAAAACTGTCCTCCAGATGCCTTGCCTGGTACTCCAGGAAATTTAGACAGCGCTCAAGAGAAGGCATTGGGAGAACTGAGAAAACTTTTGGAAGATGCTGGTTTCATTGAACGCTTAGATGACTCAACTTTACTACGTTTTTTAAGAGCCAGAAAATTTGACGTTCAATTGGCTAAGGAAATGTTTGAAAACTGTGAAAAATGGAGGAAGGATTACGGTACCGACACTATTTTACAAGATTTTCACTATGATGAAAAGCCATTGATTGCCAAATTCTACCCACAATATTACCATAAAACTGATAAAGATGGCCGTCCAgtatattttgaagaattaggTGCTGTTAACTTACATGAAATGAACAAGGTTACTTCTGAAGAGAGGATGCTGAAAAACTTGGTCTGGGAATACGAATCTGTCGTTCAATACAGATTGCCTGCCTGTTCAAGAGCTGCCGGTCATCTGGTGGAAACTTCATGTACGATTATGGATTTAAAAGGTATCTCCATATCTAGTGCATACAGTGTCATGTCATATGTCAGGGAAGCCTCCTACATAAGTCAAAACTATTACCCCGAACGTATGGGTAAATTTTACATCATTAACGCGCCATTTGGTTTCTCTACCGCATTCAGGTTATTTAAACCTTTCTTGGATCCAGTTACTGTTTCAAAGATCTTTATTTTGGGTTCTTCTTACCAGAAGGAATTACTAAAGCAAATTCCTGCTGAAAACTTACCTGTCAAATTTGGCGGCAAGTCTCAAGTTGATGAGTCCAACGGTGGGTTATACCTATCCGATATCGGTCCATGGAGGGATCCAAAGTATATTGGACCAGAAGGTGAAGCTCCGGAAGCCTTTTCGTTgaaatga